Proteins encoded together in one Catellatospora citrea window:
- a CDS encoding LytR/AlgR family response regulator transcription factor, translating to MTGRPATPPRLRVLAVDDEPPALDELLYLLRNDPRVEYVHSAADAAEALRVLHENDVDVAFLDIRMPGLDGMDLARVLQRFARSPAVVFVTAYDDRAADAFDLGVVDYVRKPVRAERIAESLRRVLSERAAVEDRPAAPPEASPAGGDPMIPVELGGVVRLLPRSSVCWVEAQGDYARLHTTDGSHLVRVSLTQLEERWTDAGFLRIHRSYLVRLDLVTELRLTGSGYVVSVGGHQLPVARRHTRVLKDRLIRPAKQHWG from the coding sequence GTGACCGGCCGTCCCGCGACCCCGCCGCGGCTGCGGGTGCTGGCCGTCGACGACGAGCCCCCGGCCCTCGACGAACTGCTCTACCTGCTGCGCAACGACCCGCGCGTGGAGTACGTGCACAGCGCCGCCGACGCCGCCGAGGCGCTGCGGGTGCTCCACGAGAACGACGTGGACGTGGCGTTCCTCGACATCCGCATGCCGGGCCTGGACGGCATGGACCTGGCCCGGGTGCTGCAGCGCTTCGCCCGCTCCCCCGCCGTCGTGTTCGTCACCGCGTACGACGACCGGGCCGCGGACGCCTTCGACCTGGGGGTCGTCGACTACGTGCGCAAGCCGGTGCGCGCCGAGCGCATCGCCGAGTCGCTGCGCCGGGTGCTGTCCGAGCGCGCCGCCGTCGAGGACCGGCCCGCGGCCCCGCCCGAGGCGAGCCCGGCCGGCGGGGATCCGATGATCCCGGTGGAGCTGGGCGGCGTGGTGCGGCTGCTGCCCCGCTCGTCGGTGTGCTGGGTGGAGGCGCAGGGCGACTACGCCCGCCTGCACACCACCGACGGCTCGCACCTGGTGCGCGTGTCGCTGACGCAGCTGGAGGAGCGCTGGACCGATGCCGGTTTCCTGCGCATCCACCGCTCCTACCTGGTCCGCCTGGACCTGGTCACCGAGCTGCGGCTGACCGGCTCCGGCTATGTGGTGTCGGTCGGCGGGCACCAGCTGCCGGTCGCCCGCCGCCACACCCGCGTGCTCAAGGACCGCCTCATCCGCCCCGCCAAGCAGCACTGGGGCTGA
- a CDS encoding sensor histidine kinase has translation MYPALGAAAVAAVIAATAVVMMRGRRRVVTPEERATYQVLHLATLASEPLRQGLRDETAAAALKHLRTLVGAAGLALADGTGFLAHDGAGGHHREALLAAAQRALSTGRPVLLRPQELTCVRLDCPVRGAVAAPVSKPDGGTAGALVAVTEARPTPGLVRVVLETAHWVGLQLELAELQEERARSARAEVRALRAQISPHFVYNALTAIASFVRTDPEQARELILEFAEFTRYSFRAHGEFTTLAEELRSIDRYLTIERARFGERLQVRLRVAPEVLPVEVPFLCLQPLVENAVRHGLHPKPGVGTIRIIAADAGADCEIIVEDDGVGMDPAVLLNGDGTADGDGGQHVGLGNVDDRLRAVFGDAYGLVVETAPQAGTRVSLRIPKFRGGAVMSEPATGGRPAAGRDGRRA, from the coding sequence ATGTACCCAGCGCTGGGCGCCGCCGCCGTGGCGGCCGTCATCGCCGCGACCGCGGTGGTGATGATGCGCGGCCGGCGCCGGGTCGTCACGCCGGAGGAGCGCGCGACGTACCAGGTGCTGCACCTGGCGACGCTGGCCAGCGAGCCGCTGCGGCAGGGTCTGCGCGACGAGACCGCGGCCGCGGCGCTGAAGCATCTGCGCACCCTGGTCGGCGCGGCGGGACTGGCGCTCGCCGACGGCACCGGTTTCCTGGCGCACGACGGCGCGGGCGGCCACCACCGCGAGGCCCTGCTGGCCGCGGCGCAGCGGGCGCTGTCCACCGGCCGGCCGGTGCTGCTGCGACCCCAGGAGCTGACCTGTGTACGGCTGGACTGCCCGGTGCGCGGGGCCGTCGCGGCGCCGGTGTCCAAACCCGACGGCGGCACCGCCGGGGCGCTGGTCGCGGTGACCGAGGCCCGGCCGACGCCGGGTCTGGTCCGGGTGGTGCTGGAGACGGCGCACTGGGTCGGGCTGCAGTTGGAGCTGGCGGAGCTGCAGGAGGAGCGGGCCCGCTCGGCGCGGGCCGAGGTGCGGGCGTTGCGGGCGCAGATCAGCCCGCATTTCGTCTACAACGCGCTGACCGCGATCGCCTCCTTCGTGCGCACCGATCCTGAGCAGGCCCGGGAGCTGATCCTGGAGTTCGCCGAGTTCACCCGGTACTCGTTCCGGGCGCACGGGGAGTTCACCACGCTCGCGGAGGAGCTGCGCTCGATCGACCGCTACCTGACCATCGAACGGGCCCGGTTCGGCGAGCGGCTGCAGGTGCGGCTACGGGTGGCGCCCGAGGTGCTGCCGGTGGAGGTGCCGTTCCTGTGCCTGCAGCCGCTGGTGGAGAACGCGGTGCGGCACGGGCTGCATCCGAAGCCCGGGGTGGGCACGATCCGGATCATCGCCGCGGACGCGGGCGCGGACTGCGAGATCATCGTGGAGGACGACGGCGTGGGCATGGACCCGGCGGTGCTGCTGAACGGCGACGGCACGGCCGACGGCGACGGCGGGCAGCACGTCGGGCTCGGCAATGTGGACGACCGGCTGCGGGCGGTGTTCGGCGACGCGTACGGCCTGGTCGTGGAGACCGCGCCGCAGGCCGGCACGCGGGTGAGCCTGCGCATCCCGAAGTTCCGGGGTGGCGCGGTGATGAGCGAGCCGGCCACGGGCGGGCGGCCCGCCGCCGGGCGCGACGGGAGGCGGGCGTGA